The Qipengyuania aurantiaca genome contains the following window.
CAGGCGGCGCCACAACACTGGCGAAAGCGTGAAGCCGTAAAGATAGTCCAGCGCGCGGCGGGCGAGATAGGCGTCGATCAGGTCCTGATCGAGTTCACGCGGGGCCTTCATCGCGTCGGTGACGGCCTGCTTGGTGATCGCGTTGAAGGTTACGCGGTCGACCTTCTCGGGCAGTGCTTTGCGCTTTTGCAGCAACTCGCGAACGTGCCAGCTGATGGCTTCGCCTTCGCGGTCAGGGTCGGTCGCGAGAACAAGGCGGTCGGCCTTCTTGGCGTTGTCGCTGATTTCCTTGAAGCGGCTCTGTTTGTCCCGATAGAGCTCCCAGTCCATCGCGAAATCCTCGTCCGGGCGCACGCTGCCATCCTTGGGCGGCAGGTCGCGGACATGGCCGTAGGAGGCGAGGACCTTGAAGTCCTTGCCGAGGTATTTCTCGATGGTTTTCGCCTTTGCCGGCGACTCTACGATGACCAGTTGCATGAGGTGGTAAAACGTCCCTTACGTGTGCGTATGCGTATACGCGCGAAAATGGGGACCGCTCCTGAGACCCGTCAAGCGACAAAAAACCCGGAGCGGCCCGAGGGCACGCTCCGGGATAAAGGAAAAGGACTTGCTCGAAACCGATCAAGCCCTTCGGGTCGCAGAGCCTGCCTAACCGGCCCTGCCCCTCAGGACCCCACCCAATTGGGTGGGTTTCGAAAGATTATCCCGCTTTGTCCCGATTTGAGCTTTGCGCGAAGTCGGGCGGGAGGATGCATTTGCCGGCATCGTACTCGCCGACCGCGCGGATGACCTCGTTCTTCTCCGGCTCGATCCGGCGGCCCGAGATCTGGCTGTCGATCACGCGGCGCAGGAGCTGGTCGAGGCGGGTGACGAGGTAGCAGTCGATCGCCGGCTTGGCATGCGGATTGCCGATGCCGCTGTCGTCGGTGAGGAAGGTGTAGCGCGACTGGGTGGCCGCAGCCATCGCCCGCATGACGTATTCGGCCACGTCCGCCACACCCGAAGCGCCGACCGGCACAACATGTACGCGCTCGGCGCGTAGATGTTCGGCCGCGAGCCAGGTCTGCGGGATATCGCGATCATGCGGCGGGGCGTCACCTACCAGTAAGAGCGATTTCACCGCGTCGTCGCGCCATTCGAGCTGGGCGGCGCGCACCAGGGCATCCTGCATCGCTTCTTCGTAGTCGCCACCGCCGCCGGCGTGTTGGGCCGCGAGACGGGTCTGCGCGCGGGAGACATCGCTGTCGAAATCGAAGGTCTGGGTAATGAAGTCATCGCCTTCGTCGCGATAGAAGCTGAAAGCGACGCGAATATCTATGTCGCGATGGCGCGCTTCGAGTTGGTCGATAATCGAGCGCAGTTCCGCCTGGAGGTAGCGCAGCTCGTCGCCCATCGAGCCAGTGACGTCGACCACCAGCGCGAGGTCGAGCTTGCGCACGGCTTGCGCGGCCCGGTCGGAACGGATGGTGACGCTCTGCGCGCCCTCGTCTGCCGACAAGCGCACCATGCGCCATTCGCTGCGTCCGGCGCGGACCCACACGGTATCGCTCAGCCGGTCCAACGCGGGGAAGAACACCGCGCTGCCATCGGCGACCGAGTTGAGGGTGATCGAATTGCCATCCTCGCAGCGCAGTTCGATGGGCATGAAGGGCACGGCCTGCCCGCGCGCGTCCTTGGCCTCCACCCGCAGGATGCGGGAGGTGTCGAGCACGGGAAGCGCGGCAATCCGCTGGCCGAGGTCGGACTTGCGGACATAGTCGGCGTAAAGTTCGGGGTTGAGCAGATCGTCATGCTCGCCCGCAGTCAGGAGCCCGCTTTGCGGACGCGGCTGCGGCGGGCGCGGCGGATAGGGCGGCGGCGGATAGCTGGGCATAGCACTGCTGGCCGGTGGAGGCGGAGCGACGGCAGGCGGTGCAGCGCGCGCGGCATCGACGGTTGTGACAGGGCTGGCGCTCTCCATGGTCCCGCGCTTGATGCGCGAGCCGGTCACGACGATGCTTTCGCCCTCATCTGCGACCGAGGCGGCGGGCGGAGGTGGCGGAGCCGGCGCGACTTCCATTGCGACCGGCGGCGGCGGAGGAAGGCGGCGGAGATGTTGCTGCTGATCGACCAGCGCTTCCTTCCCGAGAT
Protein-coding sequences here:
- a CDS encoding vWA domain-containing protein, producing the protein MKKMIAGACALSLLAPGPAVLQAQGEQAEAGTSVPPPLRDLGYCRTPAPLPDLGKEALVDQQQHLRRLPPPPPVAMEVAPAPPPPPAASVADEGESIVVTGSRIKRGTMESASPVTTVDAARAAPPAVAPPPPASSAMPSYPPPPYPPRPPQPRPQSGLLTAGEHDDLLNPELYADYVRKSDLGQRIAALPVLDTSRILRVEAKDARGQAVPFMPIELRCEDGNSITLNSVADGSAVFFPALDRLSDTVWVRAGRSEWRMVRLSADEGAQSVTIRSDRAAQAVRKLDLALVVDVTGSMGDELRYLQAELRSIIDQLEARHRDIDIRVAFSFYRDEGDDFITQTFDFDSDVSRAQTRLAAQHAGGGGDYEEAMQDALVRAAQLEWRDDAVKSLLLVGDAPPHDRDIPQTWLAAEHLRAERVHVVPVGASGVADVAEYVMRAMAAATQSRYTFLTDDSGIGNPHAKPAIDCYLVTRLDQLLRRVIDSQISGRRIEPEKNEVIRAVGEYDAGKCILPPDFAQSSNRDKAG